In Amycolatopsis methanolica 239, a single genomic region encodes these proteins:
- a CDS encoding response regulator transcription factor produces the protein MTTVLICDDRRSVREGLTRVMSAVPGVSRIDCVAHGDELLARYSRQPVDVVLVGTQRAMPAGVEATRRLVSANPQANVIVFGAPDDAGSIAAAIAGGARGYLRWDASRPELVAALAHTLASTSVPAPRQPADPGVQLTERELQVLRGMSQGKSNGQIGRELYLSEDTVKTHARRLFRKLGVRDRAQAVAHGFRRGLVS, from the coding sequence GTGACGACGGTCTTGATCTGCGACGACCGACGCAGTGTCCGCGAAGGGCTCACCCGCGTGATGTCTGCTGTCCCCGGTGTCAGTCGCATCGACTGTGTAGCGCACGGTGACGAGTTGCTGGCCCGGTACTCGCGGCAGCCGGTCGACGTCGTGCTCGTCGGCACCCAGCGCGCGATGCCGGCCGGGGTGGAGGCGACTCGGCGGCTGGTGTCCGCCAACCCTCAGGCCAACGTGATCGTCTTCGGCGCGCCGGACGACGCCGGCAGCATCGCCGCCGCCATCGCCGGCGGGGCCCGCGGCTACCTGCGCTGGGACGCGTCCCGGCCGGAGCTGGTCGCCGCGCTCGCGCACACCCTCGCCAGCACCTCGGTGCCCGCGCCCCGCCAGCCCGCCGACCCCGGCGTGCAGCTCACCGAGCGCGAGCTGCAGGTCCTGCGCGGCATGAGCCAGGGCAAGAGCAACGGCCAGATCGGCCGTGAGCTGTACCTCTCCGAGGACACTGTGAAGACCCACGCGCGCCGGCTGTTCCGGAAGCTCGGCGTGCGGGACCGTGCGCAGGCCGTGGCGCACGGCTTCCGCCGGGGTCTGGTCTCCTGA
- a CDS encoding sigma-70 family RNA polymerase sigma factor — protein sequence MANVGDGLDEPVAAAVEGDPQAVERLLAAIRPLVVRYCRARVGRQERSFASADDVAQEVCLAVLTALPSYRDQGRPFLAFVYGIAQHKVADAHRAAARNRAEPVAEIPDEIEGDIGPEQRALQGELNERMAQLLRVLPDKQREIVVLRVVVGLSAEETAEAVGSTPGAVRVAQHRALARLRKALASEEVA from the coding sequence ATGGCCAATGTGGGGGACGGGCTGGATGAGCCAGTCGCCGCCGCTGTCGAGGGGGATCCCCAGGCGGTGGAGCGGCTGCTGGCCGCTATCCGTCCCCTGGTGGTGCGGTATTGCCGTGCCCGGGTCGGACGACAGGAGCGGTCGTTCGCCTCGGCAGACGACGTTGCCCAGGAGGTGTGTCTAGCAGTGCTCACGGCGTTGCCTTCGTACCGTGACCAAGGGCGCCCGTTCCTGGCCTTTGTGTACGGCATCGCCCAGCACAAGGTGGCCGACGCGCATCGGGCCGCCGCGCGCAACCGTGCTGAGCCCGTCGCCGAGATCCCCGACGAGATCGAGGGCGACATCGGGCCGGAACAGCGCGCCTTGCAGGGGGAGTTGAACGAGCGCATGGCACAGCTGCTCCGGGTTTTGCCCGACAAGCAGCGCGAGATCGTGGTGCTGCGCGTGGTCGTGGGCCTGTCCGCCGAGGAGACCGCGGAAGCGGTCGGCTCGACGCCGGGTGCCGTCCGCGTCGCACAGCACCGCGCGCTGGCCCGGCTCCGCAAGGCGCTGGCGTCCGAGGAGGTGGCCTGA
- a CDS encoding anti-sigma-D factor RsdA — MTDREDVRRELDELEFESTLSSSRAEFEADLTAIRADDGLLDSLGGSDPGIADDLGDQELNALLLSWRRDIDSEPLAELIDTDTAVTTIKTAALARRHGQRARRRRLLVPVATAAAVLAIGFTGTSIAARDAQPGDTLWGLTKVLYADHARSVEAASAARIDLQQASIALSQGRIAEAQQALAEAAAKLSQVTEEENLSQLMAEHQQLASMLPDSGTTTPESPTSLPTSAALPPPSSTKSPSSSTTTSPQQTTTPTPSESSTTSPSPTTESSTTPPGDGTSGSTVRYDTPDSGAGQAPAGVDTGTSSN; from the coding sequence GTGACCGATCGCGAAGACGTCAGACGTGAGCTCGACGAGCTCGAGTTCGAGTCGACCCTGAGTTCGTCGCGGGCGGAGTTCGAGGCGGACCTCACCGCGATCCGCGCGGACGACGGTCTGCTGGACTCGCTCGGCGGATCCGACCCCGGCATTGCCGACGACCTGGGTGACCAGGAACTCAATGCCCTGCTGCTGTCATGGCGACGGGACATCGACAGCGAGCCGCTCGCCGAGCTCATCGACACCGACACCGCCGTCACGACCATCAAGACGGCCGCGCTGGCCCGCCGCCACGGGCAGCGGGCGCGCCGTCGCCGCCTGCTCGTGCCGGTCGCCACTGCTGCCGCCGTCCTCGCCATCGGGTTCACCGGCACCAGCATCGCCGCGCGGGACGCCCAGCCAGGCGACACGCTGTGGGGCCTGACCAAGGTGCTCTACGCCGACCACGCGCGGTCGGTCGAGGCCGCCTCCGCGGCCCGCATCGACCTGCAGCAGGCCAGCATCGCCCTCTCGCAGGGCCGCATCGCCGAGGCGCAGCAGGCGCTCGCCGAGGCCGCCGCGAAGCTGAGCCAGGTCACCGAGGAGGAGAACCTCAGCCAGCTGATGGCGGAGCACCAGCAGCTCGCCTCGATGCTGCCGGACTCGGGCACCACCACGCCGGAATCGCCGACCTCCCTGCCGACCTCGGCCGCGCTGCCGCCGCCGAGCTCGACGAAGTCGCCGTCCTCGTCGACCACGACGAGCCCGCAGCAGACCACGACGCCGACCCCGTCGGAGAGCAGCACGACCTCGCCGTCCCCGACGACCGAGAGCAGCACGACGCCTCCTGGCGACGGCACCTCGGGCAGCACGGTGCGCTACGACACGCCGGACTCGGGCGCCGGCCAGGCGCCGGCCGGTGTGGATACCGGCACCAGCTCGAACTGA
- a CDS encoding DUF5319 domain-containing protein has protein sequence MPHEVLPPDPFADDPDDPARELAGIGDDELAEPMDAQARAELLADLSDLAVYQALLEPRGVRGIVVDCGECDQPHFHDWHLLRASLEQLLADGRMRPHEPAFDPNPADYVSWDYCRGFADGITTTESAY, from the coding sequence GTGCCGCACGAAGTGTTGCCCCCCGACCCGTTCGCCGACGACCCGGACGACCCCGCCCGGGAGCTCGCCGGCATCGGGGACGACGAGCTGGCCGAACCGATGGACGCGCAGGCGCGCGCCGAGTTGCTGGCGGACCTGTCGGACCTAGCGGTCTACCAGGCGCTGCTGGAGCCCCGCGGAGTCCGCGGGATCGTGGTCGATTGCGGTGAGTGCGATCAACCGCACTTCCACGACTGGCACCTGCTGCGCGCGAGCCTCGAGCAGTTGCTCGCGGACGGGCGGATGCGCCCGCACGAGCCGGCCTTCGACCCCAACCCGGCTGACTACGTGAGCTGGGACTACTGCCGCGGTTTCGCGGACGGGATCACGACCACCGAAAGCGCCTACTGA
- the guaB gene encoding IMP dehydrogenase — protein sequence MTSEFAPEDKFAMLGLTFDDVLLLPAESDVVPSNVDTSTRLSRNITLRIPLVSAAMDTVTEARMAISMARQGGMGVLHRNLPIEEQAAAVEVVKRSEAGMVTDPVTCSPDDTLAEVDALCARFRISGLPVTDASGTLVGIITNRDMRFELDHSRPVSEVMTKENLITAQVGVTADAALGLLRRHKIEKLPIVDGAGKLRGLITVKDFVKTEQYPHATKDPDGRLVVGAAVGVGAAGHQRAMALADAGVDVLMVDTAHGHSRAVIDMVATLKKELGDTVDIVGGNVATRAGAQALVDAGADAVKVGVGPGSICTTRIVAGVGVPQISAIYEADKACRPAGVPVIGDGGIQYSGDIAKAITAGASTVMLGSLLAGTAESPGDLILVNGKQFKTYRGMGSLGAMQSRDGRKSYSKDRYSQDDVLSEDKLVPEGIEGRIAFRGPLANVVHQLVGGLRSGMGYAGAETIKQLQNAQLVRITAAGLKESHPHDVTMTVEAPNYTSR from the coding sequence ATGACGAGCGAGTTCGCCCCGGAAGACAAGTTCGCGATGCTCGGGTTGACCTTCGACGACGTGCTGCTGCTGCCGGCCGAGTCGGACGTCGTGCCCAGCAACGTCGACACGTCGACCCGGCTGTCCCGCAACATCACGCTGCGCATCCCGCTGGTTTCCGCGGCGATGGACACCGTCACCGAGGCCCGTATGGCGATCAGCATGGCCCGCCAGGGCGGCATGGGCGTCCTGCACCGCAACCTGCCGATCGAGGAGCAGGCCGCGGCGGTCGAGGTCGTCAAGCGGTCCGAGGCGGGCATGGTCACCGACCCGGTCACCTGCTCGCCTGACGACACGCTCGCCGAGGTCGACGCGCTGTGCGCCCGCTTCCGCATCTCCGGCCTCCCGGTCACGGACGCGTCCGGCACGCTGGTGGGCATCATCACCAACCGCGACATGCGGTTCGAGCTGGACCACAGCCGCCCGGTCAGCGAGGTGATGACCAAGGAGAACCTGATCACCGCGCAGGTCGGCGTCACCGCGGACGCGGCGCTCGGCCTGCTCCGCCGCCACAAGATCGAGAAGCTGCCGATCGTCGACGGCGCGGGCAAGCTGCGCGGGCTGATCACCGTCAAGGACTTCGTCAAGACCGAGCAGTACCCGCACGCCACCAAGGACCCGGACGGCCGCCTGGTCGTCGGCGCGGCGGTCGGCGTCGGCGCGGCCGGTCACCAGCGCGCGATGGCGCTCGCCGACGCGGGTGTGGACGTGCTGATGGTCGACACCGCGCACGGCCACTCGCGTGCGGTCATCGACATGGTCGCCACGCTGAAGAAGGAGCTGGGTGACACGGTCGACATCGTCGGCGGCAACGTCGCCACGCGAGCCGGCGCGCAGGCGCTGGTCGACGCGGGCGCGGACGCGGTCAAGGTGGGCGTCGGCCCCGGGTCGATCTGCACCACCCGCATCGTCGCCGGCGTCGGCGTGCCGCAGATCTCCGCGATCTACGAGGCCGACAAGGCGTGCCGCCCGGCCGGTGTGCCGGTGATCGGCGACGGCGGCATCCAGTACTCGGGCGACATCGCCAAGGCCATCACGGCCGGCGCGTCCACCGTGATGCTGGGCAGCCTGCTGGCCGGCACCGCCGAGTCGCCGGGCGACCTGATCCTGGTCAACGGCAAGCAGTTCAAGACCTACCGCGGCATGGGGTCGCTGGGCGCGATGCAGTCCCGCGACGGGCGCAAGTCGTACTCGAAGGACCGCTACTCGCAGGACGACGTGCTGAGCGAGGACAAGCTGGTGCCGGAGGGCATCGAGGGCCGCATCGCGTTCCGCGGGCCGCTGGCCAACGTCGTGCACCAGCTCGTCGGCGGGCTGCGCTCGGGCATGGGCTACGCGGGCGCGGAGACGATCAAGCAGCTGCAGAACGCGCAGCTGGTGCGGATCACCGCCGCGGGCCTCAAGGAGAGCCACCCGCACGACGTCACCATGACGGTCGAGGCGCCCAACTACACCTCTCGGTGA
- a CDS encoding GuaB3 family IMP dehydrogenase-related protein: MRDLVEIGMGRTARRAYDLDDVEIVPSRRTRSSAIVSTAWQIDAYRFDIPLVTHPTDAVVSPDTAVEIGKLGGLGVLNAEGLWARHANAEQALLRLVDAAKDEDRTALVRTLQELHSAPVQPELLTEAIRRVRESGVTVAARVSPQRAAELTPHLIAAGVEILVVQGTIISAEHVAHDDADPLDLKDFIGGLDVPVIAGGVSDYRTAMHLMRTGAAGVIVGHGYTPGVTSTDRVLGIGVPMATAIIDAAAARRDYLDETGGRYVHVLADGGITSSGDIAKAIACGADAVVVGAPLAAASEAPGHGLYWTAAAAHPNLPRSRVAAGPDIEVDLKTLLFGPSSDAEGSINLFGALRRAMAKTGYSDLKEFQRVGLSVRG, from the coding sequence GTGCGCGATCTGGTCGAGATCGGCATGGGACGCACCGCGCGGCGGGCGTACGACCTCGATGACGTGGAGATCGTCCCGTCCCGGCGGACCCGGTCGTCGGCGATCGTGTCCACCGCGTGGCAGATCGACGCCTACCGGTTCGACATCCCGCTGGTCACCCACCCGACGGACGCGGTGGTGTCGCCGGACACGGCGGTCGAGATCGGCAAGCTGGGCGGGCTGGGCGTGCTGAACGCCGAGGGCCTGTGGGCCCGGCACGCCAACGCCGAGCAGGCGCTGCTCCGCCTGGTGGACGCCGCGAAGGACGAGGACCGCACCGCGCTGGTCCGCACCCTGCAGGAGCTGCACTCCGCGCCGGTGCAGCCGGAGCTGCTGACCGAGGCGATCCGCCGGGTGCGCGAGTCGGGCGTGACCGTCGCGGCGCGGGTGAGCCCGCAGCGCGCGGCCGAGCTGACGCCGCACCTGATCGCGGCCGGGGTCGAGATCCTGGTCGTGCAGGGCACGATCATCTCCGCGGAACACGTCGCCCACGACGACGCCGATCCGCTGGACCTCAAGGACTTCATCGGTGGTCTGGACGTGCCGGTGATCGCCGGTGGCGTGTCCGACTACCGCACCGCGATGCACCTGATGCGCACCGGCGCGGCGGGCGTGATCGTCGGCCACGGGTACACGCCCGGCGTGACGAGCACCGACCGCGTGCTGGGCATCGGGGTGCCGATGGCGACGGCGATCATCGACGCGGCGGCCGCCCGGCGCGACTACCTCGACGAGACCGGCGGCCGGTACGTGCACGTCCTGGCGGACGGCGGGATCACCAGCTCGGGCGACATCGCGAAGGCGATCGCCTGCGGCGCCGACGCCGTGGTGGTGGGCGCCCCGCTGGCCGCGGCGTCCGAGGCGCCTGGCCACGGTCTGTACTGGACCGCGGCGGCCGCGCACCCGAACCTGCCGCGCTCGCGGGTCGCCGCCGGGCCGGACATCGAGGTGGACCTGAAGACGCTGTTGTTCGGCCCGTCGTCCGACGCGGAGGGCTCGATCAACCTGTTCGGAGCCCTCCGCAGGGCGATGGCCAAGACGGGCTACTCGGACCTCAAGGAGTTCCAGCGGGTGGGCCTCTCGGTGCGCGGCTGA
- a CDS encoding glucosyltransferase — MAWVLAATWLQLMRGPGLRAYDVVWAEDGGVFLNQAMRHSLWHNLVTPHAGYLQVIAKLIAQPVAALPLAWAAAALATGAALVVALISLLVWFHSGRVLRSPWARVLVTAVVPLLPQAGFEVNAAVNDLHWYLAYAAFWVLVAPPRSVAGQVGSAAVVALAALSDPLTALVLPAAIVGIVRSPRRLLACVTPAVMLVALAVQGWVHLTRAAGYRASETVLGELPSIYGLRVLLSALTGDRLLGPVYQWAGLVLVAVVGAVAALVAGFLLWRADRVGRQVAAVGLVCSVAYLVVPVGLRGTGGFLERAEFSLNGSRYTIVPLLLLWVAVAALLDRLRPRTVVGGVVAVFLSVQVLSDWAAPSVRTGGPSWRASVAEARAACSAPARPSQPAPLVAEEDGRYAVPIVPGPDDVTIVVAPVPPPGEPLLFAVVAPCAEVRG, encoded by the coding sequence GTGGCCTGGGTGCTGGCGGCGACCTGGCTGCAGCTCATGCGAGGCCCCGGGCTGCGGGCCTACGACGTGGTGTGGGCGGAGGACGGCGGTGTCTTCCTGAACCAGGCGATGCGGCATTCCTTGTGGCACAACCTGGTCACGCCGCACGCCGGATACCTGCAGGTGATCGCGAAGCTGATCGCGCAGCCGGTCGCGGCGCTGCCGCTCGCGTGGGCGGCGGCCGCGCTGGCCACGGGCGCGGCGCTGGTGGTCGCGTTGATCTCACTGCTGGTGTGGTTCCACAGTGGACGGGTACTGCGGTCGCCGTGGGCCCGGGTGCTGGTGACCGCGGTGGTGCCGCTGCTGCCGCAGGCCGGGTTCGAGGTGAACGCGGCGGTCAACGACCTGCACTGGTACCTGGCGTACGCGGCGTTCTGGGTGCTGGTGGCGCCACCGCGATCGGTGGCCGGGCAGGTCGGTTCGGCGGCGGTGGTGGCGCTCGCGGCGCTGTCCGATCCGCTGACCGCGCTGGTGCTGCCGGCAGCGATCGTCGGGATCGTGCGGTCGCCGCGGCGGCTGCTCGCGTGCGTCACGCCCGCGGTCATGCTGGTGGCGCTGGCCGTGCAGGGCTGGGTGCACCTGACCCGCGCGGCCGGGTACCGGGCGAGCGAGACCGTACTGGGCGAGCTGCCGTCGATCTACGGGCTACGGGTGCTGCTGAGCGCGCTGACCGGGGACCGGTTGCTGGGGCCGGTGTACCAGTGGGCCGGGCTCGTGCTGGTCGCTGTCGTCGGTGCGGTGGCCGCGCTGGTGGCGGGCTTCCTGCTGTGGCGCGCGGACCGGGTGGGGCGGCAGGTCGCGGCGGTCGGTCTGGTCTGCTCGGTGGCGTACCTGGTGGTGCCGGTCGGGTTGCGTGGCACGGGCGGGTTCCTGGAGCGCGCGGAGTTCTCGCTGAACGGGTCGCGCTACACGATCGTGCCGCTGCTGTTGTTGTGGGTCGCGGTGGCTGCGTTGCTGGACCGGCTGCGGCCCCGGACGGTCGTCGGCGGGGTGGTCGCGGTGTTCCTCAGCGTGCAGGTGCTGAGCGACTGGGCGGCCCCGAGCGTGCGCACGGGCGGGCCGTCGTGGCGCGCTTCGGTGGCCGAGGCGCGGGCGGCCTGCTCGGCGCCCGCCCGTCCCTCGCAGCCGGCGCCGCTGGTGGCCGAGGAGGACGGCCGCTACGCCGTGCCGATCGTGCCCGGCCCGGACGACGTCACGATCGTCGTCGCGCCGGTGCCGCCGCCCGGCGAGCCGCTGCTGTTCGCGGTGGTGGCGCCGTGCGCGGAGGTGCGCGGCTGA
- a CDS encoding class I SAM-dependent methyltransferase, with product MNDYGTRTDPHAQARAARQTPLLLHSLSCFREVFEVVYAHRPISTVVEVGVESGQVSGIYTELGARAVYCVDPAPTESLRAAIAGNPALHLVEERSPDVLPHLPVADLYVLDGDHNYATVRAELDWVLANAPDAVAVLHDVLWPCSRRDQYYLPSRLRPEDRHPSSSEGPTAWHDELTRAGFVGLGAFTCAQEAGGERNGVLTAVEDALTDGWQLAVIPAIFGVGVVTRDEALLDALRPYRDSRLLYTLENNRIALYTRLLQLQFDAVAHAENADSMAETIAGQRRELDRLATEAADLRAEADELHRQNERLRAQLDERPASLANRVLRRQ from the coding sequence GTGAACGACTACGGCACCCGCACCGATCCGCACGCCCAGGCCCGCGCCGCCCGGCAGACACCACTGCTGCTGCACTCGCTGTCCTGCTTCCGGGAGGTCTTCGAGGTCGTCTACGCCCACCGGCCGATCTCCACGGTGGTCGAGGTCGGCGTCGAGTCCGGGCAGGTCAGCGGCATCTACACGGAACTCGGCGCCCGCGCGGTGTACTGCGTCGACCCGGCCCCGACCGAGTCGCTGCGCGCGGCGATCGCCGGGAACCCGGCGCTGCACCTGGTCGAGGAACGCTCGCCGGACGTGCTGCCGCACCTGCCGGTCGCGGACCTCTACGTGCTGGACGGCGACCACAACTACGCGACCGTGCGTGCCGAGCTGGACTGGGTGCTGGCGAACGCGCCGGACGCGGTCGCGGTGCTGCACGACGTGCTGTGGCCGTGCTCGCGGCGGGACCAGTACTACCTGCCGTCCCGGCTGCGCCCCGAGGACCGGCATCCGTCCAGTTCGGAGGGTCCGACCGCGTGGCACGACGAGCTCACCCGCGCCGGTTTCGTCGGCCTCGGCGCGTTCACGTGCGCGCAGGAGGCGGGCGGCGAACGCAACGGCGTGCTCACCGCGGTCGAGGACGCGCTGACGGACGGCTGGCAGCTCGCGGTGATCCCGGCGATCTTCGGCGTCGGTGTGGTGACCCGGGACGAGGCGCTGCTCGACGCACTGCGGCCGTACCGCGACTCGCGGCTCCTCTACACGTTGGAGAACAACCGCATCGCCCTCTACACCCGCTTGCTGCAGCTGCAGTTCGACGCGGTGGCGCACGCCGAGAACGCGGACTCGATGGCGGAAACGATCGCCGGGCAGCGGCGTGAGCTCGACCGGCTCGCGACGGAGGCCGCGGACCTGCGTGCCGAGGCCGACGAGCTGCACAGGCAGAACGAGCGGCTGCGGGCGCAGCTCGACGAGCGTCCGGCGTCGCTGGCCAACCGCGTCCTGCGACGGCAGTGA
- a CDS encoding HAD family hydrolase, which produces MSLPPSLARVRRLITDGSCAVLSLDVFDTILWRRTPRPTDVFAVLGARLVRDGRCPDWVTPAAFRRMRIVAEQRARQSEEALGTEVSLFDIWRHMPLRIFGAELLELVRAEVTCERDFTVPDLDIAELVELAAKHHVPTVLVSDTYFTEEHLTELLDRPGLGALREARIFRSHQHGLDKASGLWEIVLHNLGVHPEQVVHIGDNAVADIEAPQELGVRTVYYERLDEEFLAVLEREREPLGLEDPLGEHLDTDQGDYGITSLRAKTLQRVDQAAQTPVRTAWRYGASVLGPVLTGFAEWVALRAHQSGIPVLWCPMREGTLLSALINNAAQARGWNVEARPVWLSRHVTSLAALDPADRDSLRQFIQQRHGLTVRQLMQALQLRPGDVPPLAEALDTVLDNDREIDLVTDVLTETAHLRNRLAVTVTRIRERVLGELRRAGMLDAPEPALVDLGWGGTIQYYLGRLLDVAGAEVHPAGFYLATDDRSVRVYRAGLRIESYLSQGGQPPEIARTISRSPEVLEQSVNDFCGSLLDFADDGSPVLGPASDGEAQLAQRRAVQDGIREFQAQWYRYADGGRPDLTGTARHRLANILVSALKAPTAAEAAVFGNWAHEDNFGSALITRVVPEDLLPAIPYLSPADLADLEMRDAFWPALLAASDTRLAAGARALAERQVDADLFEPSDDPAETRLSFRTGDGEWHDGPRRRVRINHNGLSFARLDFRSADVTDVALAVPGRPALVRIDWVEVKAIVPGQSVPRVERWEHPADFAGLIHAACRWLGGTLFEFEADEGAVWFPVAARFGAPVTSGQVTVAFAVLPKSRTGLGAHPPSAPRLTRMRSRVREEIRTHGPVGLATSAARIAVRQLRSGK; this is translated from the coding sequence TTGTCGTTGCCACCTTCGCTCGCCCGGGTCCGTCGGCTGATCACCGACGGCTCCTGCGCCGTGCTGTCGCTGGATGTCTTCGACACCATCCTGTGGCGGCGCACGCCCAGGCCGACCGACGTGTTCGCCGTGCTGGGGGCGCGGCTCGTGCGGGACGGCCGCTGCCCGGACTGGGTCACGCCCGCCGCGTTCCGCCGCATGCGGATCGTCGCGGAACAGCGGGCGCGCCAGAGCGAGGAGGCGCTGGGCACCGAGGTGTCGCTGTTCGACATCTGGCGGCACATGCCGCTGCGGATCTTCGGCGCCGAGCTGCTCGAGCTGGTCCGCGCCGAGGTGACCTGCGAGCGCGACTTCACGGTGCCCGACCTGGACATCGCCGAGCTGGTCGAACTGGCCGCGAAGCACCACGTGCCGACCGTGCTGGTGTCGGACACCTACTTCACCGAGGAGCACCTCACCGAGCTGCTCGACCGCCCCGGCCTTGGCGCGCTGCGCGAGGCCCGGATCTTCCGCTCGCACCAGCACGGGCTCGACAAGGCGTCCGGGCTGTGGGAGATCGTCCTGCACAACCTCGGCGTGCACCCCGAGCAGGTGGTGCACATCGGGGACAACGCGGTCGCCGACATCGAGGCGCCGCAGGAGCTGGGGGTCCGGACCGTCTACTACGAACGGCTCGACGAGGAGTTCCTCGCGGTGCTGGAGCGGGAGCGCGAGCCGCTCGGCCTGGAGGACCCGCTTGGCGAGCACCTTGACACCGACCAGGGCGACTACGGCATCACCAGCCTGCGCGCGAAGACGCTCCAGCGCGTGGACCAGGCGGCCCAGACCCCGGTCCGCACGGCCTGGCGGTACGGCGCTTCGGTGCTCGGCCCGGTGCTGACCGGGTTCGCCGAGTGGGTCGCGCTGCGCGCCCACCAGTCCGGGATCCCGGTGCTGTGGTGCCCGATGCGCGAGGGCACCCTGCTCTCGGCGCTGATCAACAACGCCGCGCAGGCCCGCGGCTGGAACGTCGAGGCCCGTCCGGTCTGGCTGTCCCGGCACGTCACCTCGCTGGCCGCACTCGACCCGGCCGACCGGGACTCGCTGCGGCAGTTCATCCAGCAGCGCCACGGCCTCACCGTCCGCCAGCTGATGCAGGCCCTGCAGCTGCGCCCCGGTGACGTGCCGCCGCTGGCCGAGGCCCTGGACACGGTCCTGGACAACGACCGGGAGATCGACCTGGTCACCGACGTGCTCACCGAAACCGCCCACCTGCGCAACCGGCTGGCCGTCACGGTCACCCGCATCCGCGAGCGCGTGCTGGGCGAGCTACGCCGGGCCGGGATGCTCGACGCGCCCGAGCCCGCGCTGGTCGACCTGGGCTGGGGCGGGACCATCCAGTACTACCTGGGCCGGCTGCTCGACGTGGCCGGCGCGGAGGTCCACCCGGCCGGCTTCTACCTCGCCACCGACGACCGGTCGGTGCGCGTGTACCGGGCCGGGCTGCGCATCGAGAGCTACCTCAGCCAGGGCGGACAGCCGCCCGAGATCGCCCGGACCATCAGCCGCAGCCCCGAGGTGCTGGAGCAGTCGGTGAACGACTTCTGCGGCTCGCTGCTGGACTTCGCCGACGACGGCTCCCCCGTGCTCGGCCCGGCCTCCGACGGCGAGGCCCAGCTGGCGCAGCGGCGCGCGGTCCAGGACGGCATCCGCGAGTTCCAGGCCCAGTGGTACCGCTACGCCGACGGCGGCCGGCCGGACCTGACCGGCACCGCGCGGCACCGGCTGGCGAACATCCTGGTGTCCGCGCTGAAGGCGCCGACAGCCGCCGAAGCCGCGGTGTTCGGCAACTGGGCGCACGAGGACAACTTCGGGTCCGCGCTGATCACCCGGGTCGTGCCGGAGGACCTGCTGCCCGCGATTCCCTACCTCTCCCCCGCCGACCTGGCCGATCTGGAGATGCGCGACGCGTTCTGGCCCGCACTGCTCGCGGCCTCAGACACCCGGCTGGCCGCGGGCGCTCGCGCGCTGGCCGAAAGACAGGTGGACGCGGACCTGTTCGAGCCGTCCGACGACCCGGCCGAGACCAGGTTGAGTTTCCGCACCGGCGACGGCGAATGGCACGACGGCCCGCGCCGCCGGGTGCGCATCAACCACAACGGGCTTTCGTTCGCGCGCCTGGACTTCCGCTCCGCTGATGTCACCGATGTGGCTCTCGCGGTGCCGGGGCGGCCCGCGCTGGTGCGGATCGACTGGGTCGAGGTCAAGGCGATCGTGCCCGGTCAGAGCGTGCCGCGGGTGGAGCGCTGGGAACACCCCGCCGACTTCGCCGGGCTGATCCACGCCGCGTGCCGGTGGCTGGGCGGCACGCTGTTCGAGTTCGAGGCCGACGAGGGCGCGGTGTGGTTCCCGGTCGCCGCCCGGTTCGGCGCGCCGGTGACGTCCGGGCAGGTGACGGTCGCCTTCGCGGTGCTGCCGAAGTCCCGGACGGGGCTCGGCGCCCACCCGCCGTCAGCACCCCGGCTGACCCGGATGCGCAGCCGGGTGCGGGAGGAGATCCGCACGCATGGACCGGTCGGCCTGGCCACGTCGGCGGCGCGCATCGCCGTGCGGCAGCTGCGGAGCGGTAAGTGA